DNA from Sulfitobacter albidus:
CAACCTCTTCCTGTCGCCCGTTCGTTCACGCGCAAATACCGGCGCGGGCGTACCCTGAATTTATTGTGTCACCAACTGTGGCACGATGATCTCGGTCACGGTGCCGTCGAGAGAATCCGCAATCAGCAGGGTGATACTGTCCAGCGACCGGGCGAATTCGACCGTCGTTGTGCCGAAGGTCACCGTGCCGCCCTGCTGCGGCGTGTCTCCGAAGATGGCGTCGGTCACCTGGCCCGCCAACGCGGACAGCAGCCGCCCTTCGAGCTGGCGCACGAATAGATCGGCGTCGGTGGTGCCGCTGCCGGTCGTCCCGTCCCCATCGGCCGTCCCATTGCCATCGTTCGCATCGCGCGCCGTCGCGTCCCGTTGGGCGCTTGCGATTGCCAGCAGATGCCCCGAGTTCAGGGCGTTTCCGCCAAACGACGGG
Protein-coding regions in this window:
- a CDS encoding curli assembly protein CsgF, coding for MQGSFFPGFRGLAFVVGMMTLAAQPSTAQDLVYTPTNPSFGGNALNSGHLLAIASAQRDATARDANDGNGTADGDGTTGSGTTDADLFVRQLEGRLLSALAGQVTDAIFGDTPQQGGTVTFGTTTVEFARSLDSITLLIADSLDGTVTEIIVPQLVTQ